Proteins from a genomic interval of Zingiber officinale cultivar Zhangliang chromosome 2A, Zo_v1.1, whole genome shotgun sequence:
- the LOC122042811 gene encoding probable serine/threonine-protein kinase PBL16 isoform X2 — MGNCWVRGKTSVYGVSSSAKSECPRLQTHVVRQEEKEGSKLPSNPEEVEDLRRDTAVNPLIAFTFSELKLITGNFRQDHVLGVGGFGRVYKGLISEDLRDGLQPLQVAVKVHDGDNSHQGHREWLAEVIFLGQLSHPNLVKLIGYCCEDEHRVLVYEFMARGSVESNLFSRVLLPLPWSIRMRIALGAAKGVAFLHEAKKPVIYRDFKTSNILLDQICKLCLSTATLECGPWEVQPMQSYLCIQQHFTQEYNAKLSDFGLAKDGPEGDKSHVTTRIMGTHGYAAPEYIMTGHLTAMSDVYSFGIVLLELLTGRKSLDKSRPVREQMLADWAAPLLTQKKKVLGMVDPRLSGDYPDKAVQKIAMLAHHCLNRNPKARPFMRDILSYLEPLQIAEDVPTTMTIINP, encoded by the exons AATGCCCAAGACTCCAGACACATGTTGTGAgacaagaggagaaggaaggtagCAAATTGCCTTCAAACCCTGAGGAAGTTGAGGATTTGCGACGGGATACGGCAGTAAATCCCCTCATAGCTTTCACTTTCAGTGAGCTGAAGCTAATCACAGGGAATTTTAGGCAGGATCATGTTTTGGGTGTTGGAGGATTTGGTAGAGTTTACAAAGGTTTGATCAGCGAAGATCTCAGGGATGGGCTGCAACCCCTTCAAGTAGCAGTGAAAGTCCATGATGGTGATAACAGTCATCAAGGTCATAGGGAATGGCTG GCTGAAGTTATATTCCTCGGGCAACTTTCTCATCCAAATTTGGTCAAGTTGATTGGTTATTGCTGCGAAGATGAGCATCGAGTCCTAGTTTATGAATTCATGGCTAGAGGCAGTGTGGAGTCCAATCTCTTCTCAA GAGTACTTCTTCCCCTTCCTTGGTCTATCAGAATGAGAATAGCATTAGGTGCTGCAAAAGGGGTTGCTTTCCTTCATGAAGCCAAGAAGCCAGTCATTTACCGTGATTTCAAGACATCAAATATTTTGCTAGATCAG ATATGCAAACTGTGTTTGTCTACTGCAACCCTTGAATGTGGTCCATGGGAAGTTCAACCAATGCAGTCCTACCTTTGCATCCAGCAGCATTTCACACAA GAATACAATGCAAAGCTTTCTGATTTTGGCCTTGCAAAAGATGGACCAGAGGGCGATAAATCTCATGTCACTACCCGAATAATGGGCACTCACGGATATGCAGCACCTGAATATATTATGACAG GGCATTTAACTGCCATGAGCGATGTCTACAGCTTCGGCATCGTCCTTCTTGAGTTGCTCACTGGACGAAAATCGCTGGACAAGTCTCGGCCGGTCCGCGAGCAGATGCTTGCTGACTGGGCCGCTCCGTTACTTACCCAAAAGAAGAAAGTGCTCGGCATGGTGGATCCGAGACTGAGCGGAGACTACCCAGATAAAGCAGTGCAAAAGATAGCGATGTTAGCTCACCACTGCCTCAACCGCAACCCAAAGGCGAGACCCTTCATGAGAGACATCCTCTCCTACCTGGAACCTCTACAGATAGCTGAGGATGTCCCGACCACAATGACAATCATTAATCCTTAG
- the LOC122042811 gene encoding probable serine/threonine-protein kinase PBL16 isoform X1, whose amino-acid sequence MGNCWVRGKTSVYGVSSSAKSECPRLQTHVVRQEEKEGSKLPSNPEEVEDLRRDTAVNPLIAFTFSELKLITGNFRQDHVLGVGGFGRVYKGLISEDLRDGLQPLQVAVKVHDGDNSHQGHREWLAEVIFLGQLSHPNLVKLIGYCCEDEHRVLVYEFMARGSVESNLFSSIFSGVLLPLPWSIRMRIALGAAKGVAFLHEAKKPVIYRDFKTSNILLDQICKLCLSTATLECGPWEVQPMQSYLCIQQHFTQEYNAKLSDFGLAKDGPEGDKSHVTTRIMGTHGYAAPEYIMTGHLTAMSDVYSFGIVLLELLTGRKSLDKSRPVREQMLADWAAPLLTQKKKVLGMVDPRLSGDYPDKAVQKIAMLAHHCLNRNPKARPFMRDILSYLEPLQIAEDVPTTMTIINP is encoded by the exons AATGCCCAAGACTCCAGACACATGTTGTGAgacaagaggagaaggaaggtagCAAATTGCCTTCAAACCCTGAGGAAGTTGAGGATTTGCGACGGGATACGGCAGTAAATCCCCTCATAGCTTTCACTTTCAGTGAGCTGAAGCTAATCACAGGGAATTTTAGGCAGGATCATGTTTTGGGTGTTGGAGGATTTGGTAGAGTTTACAAAGGTTTGATCAGCGAAGATCTCAGGGATGGGCTGCAACCCCTTCAAGTAGCAGTGAAAGTCCATGATGGTGATAACAGTCATCAAGGTCATAGGGAATGGCTG GCTGAAGTTATATTCCTCGGGCAACTTTCTCATCCAAATTTGGTCAAGTTGATTGGTTATTGCTGCGAAGATGAGCATCGAGTCCTAGTTTATGAATTCATGGCTAGAGGCAGTGTGGAGTCCAATCTCTTCTCAAGTATTTTTTCAG GAGTACTTCTTCCCCTTCCTTGGTCTATCAGAATGAGAATAGCATTAGGTGCTGCAAAAGGGGTTGCTTTCCTTCATGAAGCCAAGAAGCCAGTCATTTACCGTGATTTCAAGACATCAAATATTTTGCTAGATCAG ATATGCAAACTGTGTTTGTCTACTGCAACCCTTGAATGTGGTCCATGGGAAGTTCAACCAATGCAGTCCTACCTTTGCATCCAGCAGCATTTCACACAA GAATACAATGCAAAGCTTTCTGATTTTGGCCTTGCAAAAGATGGACCAGAGGGCGATAAATCTCATGTCACTACCCGAATAATGGGCACTCACGGATATGCAGCACCTGAATATATTATGACAG GGCATTTAACTGCCATGAGCGATGTCTACAGCTTCGGCATCGTCCTTCTTGAGTTGCTCACTGGACGAAAATCGCTGGACAAGTCTCGGCCGGTCCGCGAGCAGATGCTTGCTGACTGGGCCGCTCCGTTACTTACCCAAAAGAAGAAAGTGCTCGGCATGGTGGATCCGAGACTGAGCGGAGACTACCCAGATAAAGCAGTGCAAAAGATAGCGATGTTAGCTCACCACTGCCTCAACCGCAACCCAAAGGCGAGACCCTTCATGAGAGACATCCTCTCCTACCTGGAACCTCTACAGATAGCTGAGGATGTCCCGACCACAATGACAATCATTAATCCTTAG
- the LOC122042811 gene encoding probable serine/threonine-protein kinase PBL16 isoform X4, whose translation MGNCWVRGKTSVYGVSSSAKSECPRLQTHVVRQEEKEGSKLPSNPEEVEDLRRDTAVNPLIAFTFSELKLITGNFRQDHVLGVGGFGRVYKGLISEDLRDGLQPLQVAVKVHDGDNSHQGHREWLAEVIFLGQLSHPNLVKLIGYCCEDEHRVLVYEFMARGSVESNLFSRVLLPLPWSIRMRIALGAAKGVAFLHEAKKPVIYRDFKTSNILLDQEYNAKLSDFGLAKDGPEGDKSHVTTRIMGTHGYAAPEYIMTGHLTAMSDVYSFGIVLLELLTGRKSLDKSRPVREQMLADWAAPLLTQKKKVLGMVDPRLSGDYPDKAVQKIAMLAHHCLNRNPKARPFMRDILSYLEPLQIAEDVPTTMTIINP comes from the exons AATGCCCAAGACTCCAGACACATGTTGTGAgacaagaggagaaggaaggtagCAAATTGCCTTCAAACCCTGAGGAAGTTGAGGATTTGCGACGGGATACGGCAGTAAATCCCCTCATAGCTTTCACTTTCAGTGAGCTGAAGCTAATCACAGGGAATTTTAGGCAGGATCATGTTTTGGGTGTTGGAGGATTTGGTAGAGTTTACAAAGGTTTGATCAGCGAAGATCTCAGGGATGGGCTGCAACCCCTTCAAGTAGCAGTGAAAGTCCATGATGGTGATAACAGTCATCAAGGTCATAGGGAATGGCTG GCTGAAGTTATATTCCTCGGGCAACTTTCTCATCCAAATTTGGTCAAGTTGATTGGTTATTGCTGCGAAGATGAGCATCGAGTCCTAGTTTATGAATTCATGGCTAGAGGCAGTGTGGAGTCCAATCTCTTCTCAA GAGTACTTCTTCCCCTTCCTTGGTCTATCAGAATGAGAATAGCATTAGGTGCTGCAAAAGGGGTTGCTTTCCTTCATGAAGCCAAGAAGCCAGTCATTTACCGTGATTTCAAGACATCAAATATTTTGCTAGATCAG GAATACAATGCAAAGCTTTCTGATTTTGGCCTTGCAAAAGATGGACCAGAGGGCGATAAATCTCATGTCACTACCCGAATAATGGGCACTCACGGATATGCAGCACCTGAATATATTATGACAG GGCATTTAACTGCCATGAGCGATGTCTACAGCTTCGGCATCGTCCTTCTTGAGTTGCTCACTGGACGAAAATCGCTGGACAAGTCTCGGCCGGTCCGCGAGCAGATGCTTGCTGACTGGGCCGCTCCGTTACTTACCCAAAAGAAGAAAGTGCTCGGCATGGTGGATCCGAGACTGAGCGGAGACTACCCAGATAAAGCAGTGCAAAAGATAGCGATGTTAGCTCACCACTGCCTCAACCGCAACCCAAAGGCGAGACCCTTCATGAGAGACATCCTCTCCTACCTGGAACCTCTACAGATAGCTGAGGATGTCCCGACCACAATGACAATCATTAATCCTTAG
- the LOC122042810 gene encoding pumilio homolog 15-like: MKRTVGDLFGLFSAATATAAAASVPIRRGNRVFVLSQVTSGEAQQPFLYRRSIAILYSSSFNMEPGDSYHHGANLHNVLDNKEKMTAENPFSSEFIHEADMLERSSSRLGNSNSLLSTPQPSLVLPNSPFDYQHNFSNDYGASSSGVNRNRDDFDEISRQTPNGLDSDVELSNCLAGQKDKVSVDRAMLDLPLTHIVTSAFEAMNLGDRIASNPNCNIFEQASCSLAFSPDRTRGKQIAEDDQQQIEANGFALEPVNARVCHPISQRQFYTDAAFREPWHQQCEFNQQYYTDETAGEGWYRHCSFENEERYTSQAQHLFTQQLQNQSSEHVLGSRSYFPTSISYGSAQGNANHYDTANVVNRNYNSSELGRCLCEYGHLSNSSLVARQHERSPAYDPCPNLVFPRGNRFTGNFEDKYMYDSFDNSFRELRISENAPDGLVFREGSHEEDNEMFDNLIDDVVGLMPNSLWSSIVQKIVKKCNEEQLKRLVERISRNGFELLKLCCNHHATRVVQKIIEKLRRAEQYRMIVVALKPHVVTLIKDSNGSHVAECCFKFPPEYREPLFEDAVTNCVELARDGQGCCVLQKYMELVEGDQKFLLLRTLTSNAFDLSQDPSGNYVVQHIMEQEISWATNAILDQLEGCYALLSLQKVASHVVERCLIAATGERLDSMIMELIRDPRTLLYISQNQYGNYVIQTARKQCTGALLAAFREAIRLLAPALGSNPYGRKVLASINRK, translated from the exons ATGAAGCGGACCGTCGGCGATTTATTCGGTCTCTTCTCCGCAGCTACCGCTACCGCCGCCGCCGCTTCCGTTCCTATCCGCCGTGGTAATCGCGTATTTGTTCTCTCACAAGTGACAAGTGGTGAAGCGCAGCAGCCCTTTCTCTATCGACG TTCGATTGCAATTTTGTACTCTTCCTCCTTCAACATGGAACCAGGGGACAGTTATCACCACGGTGCTAATCTCCATAACGTACTCGACAATAAAGAAAAGATGACGGCTGAAAATCCCTTTTCTAGTGAATTCATCCATGAGGCTGACATGCTCGAAAGGTCTTCTTCACGCCTAGGAAACTCAAACAGTCTGTTAAGTACTCCTCAACCAAGTTTGGTCTTACCAAACTCCCCGTTTGATTATCAGCATAATTTTAGTAACGATTACGGTGCCTCTTCTTCTGGTGTTAATCGAAACAGAGATGATTTTGATGAGATTTCTAGGCAGACGCCAAATGGTCTTGATTCTGATGTTGAGTTGTCCAACTGTTTAGCTGGTCAGAAGGACAAGGTTAGTGTGGATCGAGCCATGTTAGACTTGCCATTGACTCATATTGTTACTTCAGCATTCGAGGCAATGAATCTCGGTGATAGAATTGCTTCTAATCCTAATTGCAATATTTTCGAACAAGCTTCGTGTAGTCTTGCTTTCTCACCGGATAGAACAAGAGGCAAACAGATTGCAGAAGATGATCAGCAGCAAATTGAAGCCAATGGCTTTGCTTTGGAGCCTGTAAATGCTCGAGTTTGTCATCCAATATCACAGCGGCAGTTCTATACGGATGCGGCCTTCCGAGAACCATGGCACCAGCAGTGCGAATTTAACCAGCAGTACTATACGGATGAGACTGCTGGCGAAGGTTGGTACCGGCATTGCTCTTTCGAGAATGAGGAGAGGTATACAAGTCAGGCTCAGCATCTTTTTACACAACAGCTTCAAAACCAAAGTTCAGAGCATGTTCTTGGCAGTCGATCATATTTTCCTACTTCCATTTCTTATGGATCAGCACAAGGGAATGCAAATCATTATGATACTGCCAATGTGGTTAACAGAAATTATAATTCTTCAGAGCTCGGAAGATGCCTTTGCGAATACGGTCACCTATCAAACAGCTCTTTGGTCGCTAGGCAACATGAGCGTTCACCTGCTTATGACCCATGCCCAAACTTGGTTTTTCCAAGAGGAAATAGATTCACGGGTAATTTTGAGGATAAATATATGTATGATTCGTTTGACAATAGCTTTAGAGAATTACGTATATCTGAAAACGCTCCAGACGGTTTGGTTTTCCGAGAAGGAAGTCATGAAGAAGATAATGAGATGTTTGATAATCTGATCGATGATGTTGTTGGGCTAATGCCCAATTCCTTGTGGAGTTCTATCGTCCAAAAGATAGTAAAGAAATGTAATGAAGAGCAACTAAAACGACTAGTTGAGAGAATTTCAAGGAATGGATTCGAACTCTTAAAACTCTGCTGCAATCATCATGC GACTCGTGTTGTTCAGAAGATTATCGAAAAACTCAGACGCGCTGAACAATATCGCATGATTGTAGTAGCTCTGAAGCCTCATGTAGTGACATTGATAAAGGATAGCAATGGCAGCCATGTTGCAGAGTGCTGCTTCAAGTTTCCACCAGAATACAGAGAG CCACTTTTTGAAGATGCGGTTACTAATTGTGTGGAGCTAGCAAGGGATGGTCAAGGCTGCTGCGTTCTTCAGAAATACATGGAATTGGTAGAGGGAGATCAGAAATTCCTATTGCTGAGAACGCTCACGTCAAATGCTTTCGACCTTTCGCAAGATCCTTCCGG AAACTACGTGGTGCAACATATTATGGAACAAGAAATTTCATGGGCAACCAATGCAATCCTCGATCAGCTGGAGGGATGCTACGCACTTTTATCGTTGCAGAAAGTCGCCAGCCATGTGGTGGAGAGATGTCTCATAGCTGCAACTGGTGAGAGACTGGACAGCATGATCATGGAGCTGATCAGAGATCCTCGTACTCTTCTTTACATCTCTCAGAATCAGTATGGGAATTATGTGATTCAAACAGCTCGAAAGCAATGCACG GGTGCACTACTAGCTGCTTTTCGTGAGGCCATCAGACTCCTTGCTCCAGCACTCGGTTCCAATCCTTATGGAAGGAAAGTTCTTGCGAGCATAAACCGCAAATAG
- the LOC122042811 gene encoding probable serine/threonine-protein kinase PBL16 isoform X3 produces the protein MGNCWVRGKTSVYGVSSSAKSECPRLQTHVVRQEEKEGSKLPSNPEEVEDLRRDTAVNPLIAFTFSELKLITGNFRQDHVLGVGGFGRVYKGLISEDLRDGLQPLQVAVKVHDGDNSHQGHREWLAEVIFLGQLSHPNLVKLIGYCCEDEHRVLVYEFMARGSVESNLFSSIFSGVLLPLPWSIRMRIALGAAKGVAFLHEAKKPVIYRDFKTSNILLDQEYNAKLSDFGLAKDGPEGDKSHVTTRIMGTHGYAAPEYIMTGHLTAMSDVYSFGIVLLELLTGRKSLDKSRPVREQMLADWAAPLLTQKKKVLGMVDPRLSGDYPDKAVQKIAMLAHHCLNRNPKARPFMRDILSYLEPLQIAEDVPTTMTIINP, from the exons AATGCCCAAGACTCCAGACACATGTTGTGAgacaagaggagaaggaaggtagCAAATTGCCTTCAAACCCTGAGGAAGTTGAGGATTTGCGACGGGATACGGCAGTAAATCCCCTCATAGCTTTCACTTTCAGTGAGCTGAAGCTAATCACAGGGAATTTTAGGCAGGATCATGTTTTGGGTGTTGGAGGATTTGGTAGAGTTTACAAAGGTTTGATCAGCGAAGATCTCAGGGATGGGCTGCAACCCCTTCAAGTAGCAGTGAAAGTCCATGATGGTGATAACAGTCATCAAGGTCATAGGGAATGGCTG GCTGAAGTTATATTCCTCGGGCAACTTTCTCATCCAAATTTGGTCAAGTTGATTGGTTATTGCTGCGAAGATGAGCATCGAGTCCTAGTTTATGAATTCATGGCTAGAGGCAGTGTGGAGTCCAATCTCTTCTCAAGTATTTTTTCAG GAGTACTTCTTCCCCTTCCTTGGTCTATCAGAATGAGAATAGCATTAGGTGCTGCAAAAGGGGTTGCTTTCCTTCATGAAGCCAAGAAGCCAGTCATTTACCGTGATTTCAAGACATCAAATATTTTGCTAGATCAG GAATACAATGCAAAGCTTTCTGATTTTGGCCTTGCAAAAGATGGACCAGAGGGCGATAAATCTCATGTCACTACCCGAATAATGGGCACTCACGGATATGCAGCACCTGAATATATTATGACAG GGCATTTAACTGCCATGAGCGATGTCTACAGCTTCGGCATCGTCCTTCTTGAGTTGCTCACTGGACGAAAATCGCTGGACAAGTCTCGGCCGGTCCGCGAGCAGATGCTTGCTGACTGGGCCGCTCCGTTACTTACCCAAAAGAAGAAAGTGCTCGGCATGGTGGATCCGAGACTGAGCGGAGACTACCCAGATAAAGCAGTGCAAAAGATAGCGATGTTAGCTCACCACTGCCTCAACCGCAACCCAAAGGCGAGACCCTTCATGAGAGACATCCTCTCCTACCTGGAACCTCTACAGATAGCTGAGGATGTCCCGACCACAATGACAATCATTAATCCTTAG